From the genome of Gorilla gorilla gorilla isolate KB3781 chromosome 4, NHGRI_mGorGor1-v2.1_pri, whole genome shotgun sequence, one region includes:
- the CCL15 gene encoding C-C motif chemokine 15, whose amino-acid sequence MKVSVAALSCLMLVAVLGSQAQFTNDAETELMMSKLPLENPVVLSSFHFATDCCISYISQSIPCSLMKSYFETSSECSKPGVIFLTKKGRRVCANPSGPGVQDCMKKLKPYSI is encoded by the exons ATGAAGGTCTCCGTGGCTGCTCTCTCCTGCCTCATGCTTGTTGCTGTCCTTGGATCCCAGGCCCAGTTCACAAATG ATGCAGAGACAGAGTTAATGATGTCAAAGCTTCCACTGGAAAATCCAGTAGTTCTGAGCA GCTTTCACTTTGCTACTGACTGCTGCATCTCCTACATCTCACAAAGCATCCCGTGTTCACTCatgaaaagttattttgaaaCGAGCAGCGAGTGCTCCAAGCCAGGTGTCAT ATTCCTCACCAAGAAGGGGCGGCGAGTCTGTGCCAATCCCAGTGGTCCGGGAGTTCAGGATTGCATGAAAAAGCTGAAGCCCTActcaatataa